The genomic stretch taaaagtatattttaaactctaaaacgcaatctcaaacatgctcttaaacTTTATATTATAGAAAAATAGCAACTCCTTTTAataagtagcatttttcaagcattCCATAGTAGATTTACATCGCCGTAATCTATATTTCACATTGAATGCTTAACAACAACTTTACTAAATTAGCAACTCCTTTTAataagtagcatttttcaagcattCCATAGNNNNNNNNNNNNNNNNNNNNNNNNNNNNNNNNNNNNNNNNNNNNNNNNNNNNNNNNNNNNNNNNNNNNNNNNNNNNNNNNNNNNNNNNNNNNNNNNNNNNACGGGTTGTAGTTGAATGGTGCAGCGCATTGAATACCCAATCTCCTAAATCTAACAACTGCGCTATGTTTTTCCCCATACTGAAGCCTTATGAGGATAGGGATATATTTTTTCCTCTGAGGTACTTTGTGGAGTAATCTTTACATGAGATTGTGTTCCTCAATGGCTTAACAAGGTGTGAAATATACATCTTAAGTGATTTAGGAGAAACGGTCAACTGTTTTGTTTGATCTTTCTAGTGGTTGCCCATGGTTAAATAAATATTCTCATTtcatagttttgttttgttttttttttgttttttaagtgaGAATGTAGGCGGAGGAGACCAACTGTAGCTATTTTAGCTAGGCATGACCACATTAGTATCTGTTCGTGGACAGTAGAATTACAGGCTCTCCTTCAAGTTCAACTGAGTCATAGCCTGATCAAATCTCATCACGATATCAATAGGACCCAAAACGGCTAATACTAATAGAATTGAATACTCTTATTTTTTGAGTTGAATTCGGACACCGGTGGATGGGCATAGTACTTTTATTTAAATGGTTAATATTGTTgacctttttattcttttagccAAATTCATTGAAAGGCCCACTTCTATAGATGTCCTTTTCCTTCTCGATTGAATGACCCACTCGGCTTTAACTGAGTGTTCTCAATCATTAAATTCTTCAAAAGCTTCTCTTGCCTCTTATAAGTTAGTGAAGTTATAGGTTAAAGCAAGTACAGCTTAACAAGTTTACAACTGAAAGAGCAAAATATTGATTTATATTGTTGATCGTACTGCCTGTAATGGGTTTCTTCTTGGATAGACAAATGACTGCTGAGATTGTGCCTGGAATATTGACTGTCTCAATCCTTGTGGGGATCTGCTTTGCAAAGAATATTCCTGctagttttgtttttggagatTCCTTGGTTGATGTAGGAAACAATAACTACATTGTTTCACTCTCCAAGGCTAATTTTCTTCCCAATGGGATCGATTTTGGAATGCCTACAGGACGATACACAAATGGAAGAACAATTGTCGACATCATAGGCAAGTTTATTATATAGCAGTagcaccatatatatatatattcgaatgCTCAAAGCATATTTTCTTAGCAGGTCAGGAATTGGGTCTCAAAGACTTCACTCCTCCCTACTTGGCTCCATCTACAGCAGGGCTTGTACTTCTGCAGGGTGTCAATTACGCCTCTGGTGGAAGTGGAATTCTTAATGCCACTGGAAAGTTCTTTGTAAGGTTTCTCCATGCTTGCTCAAGTTATAaagctttttcttctctttgtctGTGAATCACATCAAATCTAGATGGCGTTTATCTTGCTATTCTCACAAGCAGCTCAATGGAGTGTGTGGATCAATGTTATCCTATCTTCCTTCAATACAGAATTCAAAAGCATGACTTTGAACTCATGCGTTGCAGTACaactatcactacaaaaattttgacTTTCGTGGCCGTcgttaaaagtttaaaatttgtcGCTAATAACGTTTACCGATGACTAGTTGTGGCAGTTGTTCCGTCGAGAAATGTTCTCAGCGACAACTTTTCAATCATTGTTAATAATGACATATTAGCAAGTACGACTTTTGTTGTTGCTGATAATGTTAGAGATCGTCGCAAATAGCGAAAGAACTTAAACCAGAGTGTCGCCGCTTACTATATTTGTACATGATGCATAGGGAGGCCCAATCAACCTGGGCGCACAGATGGATAATTTTGCAAACACAAGACAAGACATAATCTCGAACATTGGTGCTCCTGCGGCTCTAAAATTGTCTGGAACATCCTTGTTCTCAGTTACAATCGGCTCAAATGACTTCATCAATAACTACCTGATTCCTGTCCTCTCAGTTCCTGAACAGAAGTTAATTTCACCGGAAATGTTTGTTGACACCATGATTTCCAGATACAGACTACAACTAACGGTAAACTTTTCATGTTCATGTCATGTTTCTACTATAATAGTTCAATTGAAATGCACTCTataacatatttttcttctgttAGCAGGGACTCTACAACTTGGGTGCTAGAAAGATTGTGGTGGTAAATGTAGGACCCATTGGGTGTATACCATATGAGAGGGATTCAAATCCATCTGCAGGAGACAATTGTGTTAATTTGCCGAATCAATTAGCTCAACAATTCAACACCCAGTTGAAAAGCCTTGTCACAGAGCTCAGCACTGATCTGCAGGGATCACAATTTGCCTATGCAGATGTTTATCACATTGTACAAGATATCCTCCAAAACTTCATATCATATGGTATGATGCTGCTGTAGACTTTTACTGCTAGTTTACAGGTTTTGTTGATTAGATTTTGATGATCTTGATCCTTGCTTTTCGTTTTAACAGGTTTTGAGAATGCAAATTCTGCTTGCTGCTATGTTTCTGGGCGGCATGGGGGATTGATCCCCTGTGTTCCTCAATCAAAAGTTTGTGGGGACAGATCAAAGTATGTGTTCTGGGATCCATACCATCCGTCTGATGCTTCAAATGTCATCATTGCCAGGCGTCTCTTGGATGGTGACTCCAATGACATCACACCAATCAACATCAGGCAACTTGCTGGATTGTGATCTTAAAGATTGCAAAGAGCTTTCAAAGGATGAGTTGATAAAAAGTTGGTGCATAGGATGGGAGATTTCGTACTCTTTCTGGGACATTAAGAGACGTAGTTTATAGAAAGTTTATTAATCATTTGTAAAATAAAGCCATAGAAAAAGGATTTGATGTACCCCCAAGAATTTTGATTACTAGCTATAGTAAATTCCTATCTTCAATAGGAAGTGATGCCGGACAAGACAGAGTTCATTGGGTTCtatagttttatttaaattgtattACTTAATtgagttggaattttgttttatttaaaggaatttaagtttttttgttttttttttttcttcttaattcaATATTAGGTTTGGCTAAAAGTCGGTCAAATTAGGATTATTGTTGAGTCTATTTAAGTGAACTATTATACTCCAATGGAGACAGATTTGATGAATAAGTAAGTAAACATATTTGGTTTGagtcatcttcctcttcttcttggtgGCGAGACTCCACCAGATtcccctcttcttcctcttcttgacGGTGTAACTTCACcaaacttctattttctttctcgatttagttttcttccaaactgggttggaggaaattccttcatcatattctataaaaatgacatgtgtcctctACATGTGAAAAGCATATGCTTCTTGAATAAAATTTCTCCAACTTTGTTTGGAGGCAAAGGCTGTTCTTTCATAAATCCTTTTGTCCTACATCATGATTCAAACATGTTGTAttaggttggagaaaattcctctaactcagtttggaggaaaattttgtacatatttgttgatgcacagttttccgaGGAGGAACGTGGCACACTCTTCGAGTGGTATCGCAATGTCCGAGGATGCGTCGGGTCTTCACACAAGAGCAAACAATAGGGTTAGAGTCCCCGGTAGTCTCCCTGCGGGgatactccgatgcctaagtcagtgaattgagagagagaaaatgtaaGCAACAATAAAGCTGGATAGcaagagttgcgattaccttaGCACTGATAGGTGACTTGtattttataggcatgaaaggAATTTGATTTCCTGCACGTCTCGGATCCCTATCCCTTAATATTTGTTGTGCaggtatttgagagagagatggggtTTTAGCTGCTCCGTGATCTTAGTAACCTGAGATCACGGGATAAGTGATATAGCTTCCACGTGACGTTAGGTCAGGACGTCCGAGTAGTACTCGGTCACATATGCACAGCTCAGGCTCTGACAGCTGTTATGCATCCTGATCGATATAGATGATCTTTTCTAATTTGAATGATGGCCTATCCCATTTATATAGGGATAGTTGATATATTGATAGCGAGTCTATGATCTTACCAAACGTAGGATAAGATCATctgatttaatataatataaatatatctcCACGGTAGAATGACCGACCTGCCCTTCAGCTATTGACTATTTTGGCCCATGAGTTGAGTCTCGGACTAGGCGTCCAAGACCTCATCGGGCTAAGCCATCCAAGGCCTTGGCAGGTCTGCATACTCGTTTAAAATCTTGGGTTCAGGGCTCGTTGGGCCTTATGaagctgatccatgacccaacaataTTGTACGGTGGATTCATTTTCAATTCTATGACAAGTTGTCGGTTGAATTATCAATTAAAATCTTGCTTACGATGGAATCTCACgtcaaataataacaacaaaagtgaatgagaaatgttatttatctattttccATCTATCTCTTATTCAATCCACCGctgccaataatttttttttaaaatccactattaaatttataggatccaataacaattttctttttttttttttttgttaaaaagctAAATAGAAAAAGGAGGAATAACGGGTTTCAAAGTCAAAGTTTAATATCAAGGACAGAACCACATATAACATATAGTCCTAGGGTGTcccttaatttaaaatttttctctttaaaaaaaagttaggggaaacttcacttacccccaaAAAACATTCGCGCTTTTTACAAAcaccccccattgttcaaaaactcttacttttatatatcaaatttttagtttcgttcactttgccccttccgttaggattttctataaaatcctaacggaaggggtcGCACGTGCCGCGCATATGGGGAAAACTTATTGAAAGCCCTGTTTTACCCCCGAAAGCACCACATGTACAAACACCCTTAGGGTTTATTTCTCAAAATCACTAAAACCAAAAGTGAGTTCGAGAGCCGTCTTCGTGAAGAACCCTAACACTGTGGGCCGATGACCATTGAAATCCTCAATCCACCTAGTGACTCTAAATCACGATTCCACCCAACTAAGCCAATTCCAACCCTAAATCACATACGAGAAAGTCATTTCAAGACCCAATTGAAGTCTCGTGTAGTTGCGTTTGAAGCTTCGTCCGTGAGCTATCTTCTTCGTCACTGCCGTCTTTTCCAAGTATAGTCCTTTTTGTCAAATGAAgttgattgttttatttataggtaTGCCGAGTTTACCATTGTGGCCATTGTTGTCTATTTGTGGGTCATATgcttttattgtcaaaattttgtcaaaaaaaaaaacgatttgtGCGTCATATGCTGCTGGTGGGTTGAACAAAGAAAGTTTCAACTTTTGTTGGTTGAATTGATTCTAGCAAAAGGTTTGagctttttgcatttttttaattggctaCTGTCGGTTGAAGAAAGTTGACTGTCtgttagggtttgtttgtttaatgctttttggAATATTCTGGATGGTTTAGCAAAAAGTCACTCATACTTAGGGTGTAGCAAAAAGTCAATGCATACTTAAGGTTTAGCAATAATTCACTGCATACTTAGGGTTTATTTGTCATTGTTTTTGGCATGTtgtgggtttagggtttagggtcaCTAGTTGGAAAATGTCACTGGTTGTTGCatattgtttagggtttagggtttaatatAGTATAgtatattaattatatcaatCGGCCCAACTGTCGTATAATATTTGCACAATTGTTAGATCCCACACACCCCCATAGTGCTCGTATTAATTAACTATGTTACCatctttttgaatttataaagtTGCTATGTATTCACTATTCTTAGTGCTCTTCATTTTCTATCTTTTCcctagatatttttttttcatatatatatagaaaatcaTATGAAGCTCACCCATAATAACATTAGGGTTTGTCATCCTTAAAAGCATGCATAGTTTTCATAAGGTTCTTGCATATTGTTGTTTTGTGTTAATGGTTTAGGGAAGATTCTATTGTATATATGCAGTCCCCTATGTTGTCTAAGTGGTTGTTGCTGCTGTCGTTGTATAAGTGGTTTGGCATGTCCACCCAACTAAAAAAGCTACTACATGTTCCCACATCCCAACGACGTGCCCTAACTAAACTTCGTAATAGCCAATCCAATGTAAGGCCTTATTATTTATTGTATGTGCTGCTTTTAAATTGATCTAAGGCCTTGTTATTTATTGTATATTCTGATTTTGAATCCAATGTAAGGCCTTGTTATTTATTGTATGTGCTAATTTTGAATTGATCTAAGGccttgttatttattatatgtGCTGATTTTGAATCCAATGTGAGGCCTTGTTATTTATTGTATGTGTTGATTTTGAATTGATTATCTGATATATGATTTTATCTAAAATCTGCAAGCAGGTCCTGCAGTTAGAACCAAGAAGAAATTGTTGGGGTTAGCCACAAGATCAAGAGCTACTGGTGGTTTAAGGGTAGATGCTGCTAGTGTTAGGAAGCCTAACTGCAAGGGCACGCTAGTGATCGATATCACGGGTGAGCCTACTGGACCACCAAAAATTCCAAGAGGTGAACCAC from Corylus avellana chromosome ca1, CavTom2PMs-1.0 encodes the following:
- the LOC132168088 gene encoding GDSL esterase/lipase At4g16230-like, giving the protein MTAEIVPGILTVSILVGICFAKNIPASFVFGDSLVDVGNNNYIVSLSKANFLPNGIDFGMPTGRYTNGRTIVDIIGQELGLKDFTPPYLAPSTAGLVLLQGVNYASGGSGILNATGKFFGGPINLGAQMDNFANTRQDIISNIGAPAALKLSGTSLFSVTIGSNDFINNYLIPVLSVPEQKLISPEMFVDTMISRYRLQLTGLYNLGARKIVVVNVGPIGCIPYERDSNPSAGDNCVNLPNQLAQQFNTQLKSLVTELSTDLQGSQFAYADVYHIVQDILQNFISYGFENANSACCYVSGRHGGLIPCVPQSKVCGDRSKYVFWDPYHPSDASNVIIARRLLDGDSNDITPINIRQLAGL